The segment ACGTCGTCTAGGACGGCGTTCACGTCCATGGACGTGAACGCCTTTGCGACGCGGATCGCGAGCGATTGCCGACTAAACAACCCTGCACTGAAAGTACAGGGGTTTGGGAGCGACTAAAGTCGCTTTGACGCCATGACGCTTACGCCACTCTCTTGGACGAGTCGCCTGTCATTCGGTATCGGTTGCAGGGTAGTTTTTACCTCCTCTGGAGTGACACCCTCTGACAGGACCATAGACCAAGACACTTCGCCCCAGTCAGCGGATACGCTGATTGCATCGCGAAGGAGATCGTATGCCCGGACGGAACCACAGCCGCGAATTCAAACTTGAGGTCGTCAGCCAGATCAACAGCGGCCAACAGACGACCGCCCAGCTCAGTCGCACCCACTCCCTGGCACCGGGTCTGATGTACCGATGGCGCAAAGAGGTCGAAGCACGTGGTGAAGCTGCGTTTACGGATGGGGCTACCACGGATCGCAGCGACGAACTTCGCATTGCCGAGCTGGAACGGTATTGCGGTCAGCTCGCTCTGGAGAATACGATCCTGAAAAAATCGTTAGCGACGTACCGCTTGAAAAGCGGCACCAAATGATCACGGATGCGCGCTGCGCGCATCCGACGGTGTCGGTACGTCGCTTGTGTGAGTTGCATGCGGTCAGTCGGTCTTGGTATCTGGGTCAACAGACTCGGACAAGGGTGAATCCAGATTTGGATCTCACGAAAGAGATTGAAGCCATCGTGTTGAAGTGGAATGGTTACGGCTACCGACGCGTGACCCATGAGTTGGCCCGTCGGGGACATCGAACCAACCACAAGCGCGTCTTACGGGTCATGAGGGCACAGGGGTTGTTATGTCGTCCCAAACGACGGTTTCAGGCCACCACGGACTCGACGCACAGCGAACGTCGTTTTGAAAATTTGCTGCCGACCGTGGTTCCGACTCACCCCAACCAAGTCTGGCAAGTTGATCTGACCTATGTTCGGGTGAAAGGTGGTTTTGTGTACCTGGCCTGCGTGTTGGACAGCTTCACCCGAGAAATCGTGGGCTGGGCCATGTCCAGGTGCATTGACGCGGCGCTGGCCTTGAAAGCACTCAACAACGCGCTTGGGGCGCGCTGCCCAAGCCCAGGCTTACTGCACCATTCTGACCAAGGGTCTCAATATGCAAGTCGCGTCTATGTCGATCGGCTTCGGGAGGCTGGGTTAATCCCGAGCATGTCCAGAAAGGGAAACCCATACGACAACGCCCGCATGGAAAGCTTTTACAAAACCCTGAAAACAGAAGAAGTCGATCTGCAGGACTATCTTGATTTCGACGACGCACATTGCCAGATCAACCACTTCATCGGTCGGCTGTATAACCAGGAACGTCTGCATTCCAGTTTGGGGTATGTCCCACCTGCCGAGTTCGCCACTCGGTATCATTGCGCCTAGAAGTGACTTGACTGCTGGCCCGGTACTTTGGGTTCATTCCACCTCTGCCGAAATGCCTGATCTCACAGCCGCTTGCACTCCAGTACATGGCTTCAGACCAGCGCGTTGGAACAGTGAATTCATCCGTGAGGGTAAGGATGTTCAGGGTGGTGCTTCCGAGGGTCTGGTCGAAGATGAAGTCGTACGTCCACACGTGATTGGGGAACTCTGCCTTCATGGGGATGGTGTTACCGGTGCGAATTTTCCGGCTGGGGTTCTTCTTGATCACCAGTCCCGCCGCTCGCCAAATCCGTCTGACCCTTTTGCGGTTGATCGTTTTGCCTTCTTTGACAAGCAGCGCGTGGATGAACCGAGAACCGCGTCGTGGATGTGGCTCTGCCAGTTGACGGATCCGATCCAAAAGTTCACCGTCCTGACGTGGGTTGGGGCGATAGTGCCACGAGGATTTGGGTCAGCCCACCAAGAAGCAAGCCCGAACGGGCTTGACCCGGTGTGCGATCAGTTCTTGCACCAGGGCACGCTTCTCGCTGGGCGTTATCGCTTTTTTGCCAAGACCGCCTTGACCGCCTCAATCAGGGGGCGCTGCTGGCCGACGATCCGTAACAGGCGTGCATTTTCCTTTTCCAATTGACCAAGCCGCTTGGCTTCATCCGGCGTCGTGTCGCCGTATTTCTTTTTCCACGTGTCATACGACGCCGGACTGCATCCGAAGTCCCGGCACAATTCCTCTATGGGCTGTTGACCTTTCTTGGCGTCCTGCAGCAACTTCCCGGATTTGCTCTTCTGTGAACTGCTTCTGTTTCAGGACGTCTCCTCGCCTTCCAGCCTGACAAATCAGGGCGGGGATGGCGAGCCTTCGTCTCTCCTTCACGCCGTCCAGTTTTCGGGGGGCACTCCACGTCCGTATTACCCCAGCGGTCTGCCTCCATCAACGGCAATGATGCAGCCTGTACTGAATGAGAGGAGGGTCGCGGCGGCCAGCACGGCGCGGGCCACCTCTTGCGGCTGCGCCAAGCGGCCCAGCGGCGTGCGGCCCAATTGTGCCGCCACTATATCCGGCATCCGTTGGGCATATTCGCCGTCTACAAAGCCTGGTGAGATGCTCAGAACCCGGATATCGGGGGCTAGGGCGCGGCCTAGACTGCGGGTGACGGAGTCCAGCGCAGCTTTGCTGGCACAGTAGGCCACGTTGCTGCCCACACCCGTCTGCCCGGCGACGCTGCTGATATTGACGACCAATCCGCGGCCCTCAGCACGCAACAGCGGTGCAAACGCACGGGTACAGGCAAACGCGCCGCGTACATTGATTCGCAAGATGGTATCGATCCGGTCGTCGGTGAGTCCATCCAAATCGTCATGCGGAACAGGCATGGTCACACCAGCATTGTTGACCAGAATGTCGAGGCGACCTTCAGTGAGGCGCACACTCTCGGCGGCGGCGCTCAGGGTGGCGCTGTCGTCCACGCGGGCCAGAAGTGCGCGGTGATGTCCTGGCCCGCTCAACTCGGAGGCCAGGGCCGCTGCCCGCGCCTCGCCTCCCGAAAAGCCCACCAAAACGCTGGCCCCGGCCTCGGCCAGTGTCCGGCAAATCACTGCGCCAATACCTCCCGCGCCGCCTGTCACGAGGGCCACCTGTCCAGTCAATTCGCCTGCGGTCATCCCATTTGCCCCTTTGCCGTGTCTCGCCAGATCAGTTCGCCGGGATGCAGGCGTGGGCCGTGTCCCGGCTGTGGGTCGTCGAGGGCCAGCAGCGCGTCCTCGATCATGGTTTCCAACGGCTGCCGGATGGTGGTCAGGCGGTAGGCCAGCCGCGCAGATTCCTGAATGTCGTCAAATCCGATCACACTCACGTCTTCCGGCACACGGCGGCCCAATTCCCGCAGAGCGTCCAGTACCCCGATGGCAATGATGTCGTTGGCCCCAAAAATGGCGTCTGGGCAATGTCCGTCGGCGTGTATCTGCCGGGTCGCTTCGACTCCCCAGTCGTACTGAAAGGCGCGGGCAGGCGCGGCCAGAGGACTCAGCCCGGATTCGGCCAGCCGCTCGGTAAAGCCGCGCAACCGGTCTTGGTGGGTAGAGGTGTCGGGGTCGCCGCCGATAAAGGCCAGCCGGGTCGCGCCGCCGTCCAGCAGGACTTGTGCGGCCAGCCTTCCGCCCGCATGGTTGTCGCAGGCCACCGACAGCAGATCTTGCCCCGGCAAGTGCCGATTGAACAGCAAGACTGGAACGCCGCCCCTGGACACGTCTCCCAGGCTGGGCGGGGCCGCATTCAGGCGGGTAGGAAACACGATAGCGGCCTCTATCTGGTAACGGCTGGCCGCGTCGAGGGTGTCCTGCACGTCCCGGCGGGCGTCGTGGGTCAGCAGCAGCGCCCGCTTGCCTTTGGCCTCCAGCGCCTGTGCGAACTGTGACAGGGCCTGCGGATAAAACGGATTGTGCAGCTCGCCCACGATCAGTGCCACGATGCCGCTGCGCTGCGTGACTAGGCTGCGGGCAATGGCATTGGGCTGATAGCCGAGTTTCTGGGCCGCTTCCAGCACCCGCCGCCGCGTTTCCGGGCTGATGTGCGCCCCCGGGGTAAAGGCCCGTGAGACCGCCGACTGCGACACGCCAGCCTCGCGCGAAACGTCGTGCGACGTGACCCGTTGTGCGGGGAGAGCAGGGGATCGGTTGGTCATGGTTCTCCGCACAGCATAGGCCACGCACTGCCGGACGGGACAGAGCAGACGGCGATTCTGAGTCCTGAGCATCATCGAATGGTGTCGATTAGTGGGCGTGCTGATTATTGGGTGTACTGCCGAGCTTCCCAACTCAGGAGGTGGGCGTCCTTTCCCGTCACGCTCACGGTTCAGTCTGCCGCCCCGACTGGCCCGGCTTGGACAGGCTGACTGTACCGTTCCACCCGCAAATCGGCCTGCCGCTGATGCCCGGCAAAGCCTTCTATGCCGCAAATGACCGAGCAATGCCGCCCGATGATGACGCTGGCTTCACGGGTGGCCCGCTGATAGGTCACTGTTTTGAGGTACTTGCCCACCCACAATCCGCCCGTGTACCGAGCCGCCCGTCCGGTGGGCAAAATGTGGTTGGTGCCGATTGCTTTGTCGCCGTAGGCCACGTTGGTTTCTGGCCCCAAGAAGAGAGAACCGTAATTGGTCATGTGATGTAGAAAATAGTTGGGGTCTCGGGTCAAAATCTGCACGTGTTCGCTGGCAATTTCGTCGGCCACGCGCACCATTTCGGCGTCGTCTTCGGCCAAGATGATCTGGCCGTAGTCCTGCCACGCGGCCCGCGCCACGTCTGCGGTGGTCAGGATGCCCAGTTGCCGCTTAATTTCCAGCAGCACTCCGGCGGCCAGGGCTTCAGAGGTGGTCAGCAGTACGGCGGGACTGTTGGGGCCGTGTTCGGCTTGCCCCAGCAGGTCGGTGGCGACCAGTTCGGCATCCACCGAGTCGTCGGCAATAACCAGCGTTTCGGTGGGGCCTGCCAGCAGGTCGATGCCCACCAGTCCGAACAACTGGCGTTTGGCCTCGGCCACATAGGCGTTGCCGGGGCCAACCAGCATGTCTACAGGCGCAATCGTTTCGGTGCCGAGGGCCAGGGCCGCCAACGCCTGAACGCCGCCCATGATGTAAATTTCGTCGGCTCCGGCAAGGTGCATGGTAGCGACGGTGGCCGGGTACGGTTGGCCGTCCTTGGGCGGAGTGACCGCCACCACACGCCGCACGCCCGCGACTTTGGCGGTGGCGACACTCATGATGGCGCTGGCGACCATCGGGTAGCGCCCGCCCGGTACGTAACACGCCACCGAATTCATAGGCAACACCTTGTGGCCCAGCGTCACACCCGGAATGGTTTCGATCTCGACTTCATGAATAGAGTCGCGCTGCGCCTGTGCAAAGGTTCGCACCTGATCCAAGCTAAACCGGATCGACATGAGCTGTTCTTCGGGCACCTGGGCCACAGCGGCGGCGATCTGTTCGGGCGTGAGGCGAAAGGCCTGCGGACTCCAGCCGTCAAATTTTTGCGACAACTCGCGCAGTGCCGCGTCGCCGCGCGTGCGGATGTCGGCGATGATGCCGCGCACTGTCTGCTGAACCCCCTCGTTGATGCTGAGCTGCGTTTCTACGTTCATACCGGACTTGAGGATGCGGGCCATGTGAGTTCTCCTGAGCTGAAAAAGGGTTAGAAAAGGTTAGTAGGAAGGCGTGCCGGAAGGGATCGGCAGGGCGCCGCGCAGATCGCTGAGGACACTGCGGGCCGCGCCAGAGAGCAGCGCAACATCCGAACCGGCGGTGACGAAGCGGTAGCCCAGCGAGATGACGTGGCGGGCGAGGTCGCCGCCCTGCGTAAAAATGCCGGGAATCAGGCCACGGGCGGCGGTTTCTGCGGCGATGTGGGCCACCGCCTCTGCGGTTTCTCCGGTGCGGAAGTCCAGCGAAGCGGTTCCAGTTAGGCTCAGGCTCAGGTCTGCGGGGCCGACGTAGACCCCGCTGAGGCCGGGAGTGTCCAGGATGGCCTCCAGGTTGTTCCACGCGGCGCGGGTTTCGATCATGGCGAAGATCAGCGTTTGCGTGTCGGCCCGCTCTGTGTAGGCGTCGCCGTACAGCAGGCGGGCGCGGGTGGGGCCGTAGCTTCTGCCGCCAAGCGGTGCGTAACGGCAAGCGTGCACCAGGGAACGGGCCTGTTCAGGAGTGTCGATCATGGGGCAAATCACGCCCACGGCTCCGGCGTCCAGCGCCCGCATCAGGTCGGGGGGATGCAGCCACGGCACCCGCACCAGCGGCGCAGCAGGCGTGGCGGCAATGGCCTGAAGCGCCGGCACCAGTCCGCCGTCCCCGATCAGGCCATGTTGCAGATCGATGGTCAGGGCGTCGTATCCAGCGTGCCCCATCAGTTCGGCGCTCACGCCACCGGGTAGATGCAGCCAGCCGTTCAGCAGGGTTTCCCCGGCACTCAAGCGGGCGTGCAGGCGGGCCAGAGCGTCAGGTGCGGCGTTGTTAACACTCTCAGGCATAGGCCACCTCGCGCAGGACTTCCGAAACAGCGTGTGGGGCGTCAAGGGGCAAGTAGTGCCCAGCGTTCGGCACCACCTGAATGACCGTTTGCGGGGCCAGTTGCTTCATTTCTTCGGCCAGATGCGGCGGGGTAATGGTGTCGTTTTCTCCGACCAGCACTGTCAGCGGGCCTCCCCAGTCTGCCAGCGTGGGGCAACTGTTGGGCCGCAGACGGAGGAAGGACAGTTGCTCCAGAAACACCTCTGGCCCCACCCGCCGCGCCATGTCCAGCACGGCCTGACGATGTAATCCCACAGCCACCGAATCCACCACTTCTGCAAACTTTCCCGCCTGTACCTGACGTTCTTGCGCCCCCCACACCTCCAGTTGTGCGGCGGTGGGGGCGTGCGGATTGGCACTGATCACGGTCAGGCGGGCCACCCGCTCCGGGGCGCGGCGCAGTACCTCGAAGGCCACGATGGCGCCCAGCGAAAACGCTACCAGATGCACAGCGGCGGGCGCATCCTGAAGTGCCACGGCCGCTGCTTCGGCCAAACTGTGGCCCTGCACCGCGCCACACACCCGCGTTCCGGCAGGCAACGCCACCGCCCCCCACAAGGCCGCGTCGCACAGGGTTCCCGGCAGCAACAGCGCAGGTACGGGTAGCGCAGGCAGACTCATAGGTTCAGGTATCCCCGAATTGGCCCAGCAATTCCCGCTCCAGCTCGGCAAAGTTGTCGGGCTTGATCATCTTGCCGTTGTCGCTGGCCTCGAAGCCATATTCGCGGGCCTTGCGGATCACTTCGGGTGCCCAGTAGGGGTCTTTGCCCTCATAGGCCTCGTGCTTTTCGAGCACCGCAAAAATCCAGCTTTCGCCCTCGTCGATGCACTCGAAGCCGCGCCACAATTTCGCGGGCAGGGTGATGTAATCGAACTCTTCCAAGATGGTTTCGCCGTCCACCTTGTCGGCGTGTTCTCCCCAATAAAAGCGCCAGCGGCCCCGCAGCGGCAAAAACGATTCGATGTAATCGTGCGTGTGGTATGCCGGGCCGTTGCCCTGCCGCGCCCGCACCACGCCCACCTGAAATCCGTGCGGAGAGGTGATGAACGGCGCGTAACTGTCGTTTTCGCTGGCGGTGTCGCCAATGACCGCGTAGTTGTGGCGCTGGTGGCCGGGCAAAATAGAATCAATAAACATCAGCGGAATCGGGCGCGACTTCAGGTCACGGAAGCGCACCACGTTGCCGGTCATCGCGCCGAGGTCTTCTGGCGCCTGAGCAGGGGTGGGCAAAGCAGAGGTAGGCAGATCGGAGGGAGCGGGATCGGAGCCGGGCAGCGTTGTCATGGATTCTCCTGTGGACTAGGACCAGCGGATTGAGCAACAGCCCGTAGCGTGAGTTTGGAGCGACCTGAGAGCGGCGCAAGACCTGCCGGACACTGCTGGGGCCGAGGCCGGAAGCCAATGGAAAAGGGCGGAAGCGGAAGCTAAACCACTGACAAAACGCAATTGTGCATACGTATGCATTACCGTACTCTGCGTTGATCCGTTCGTCAAGGAGGCTCCAGCGCAACCACTCGCCGGCTGCTGACGGGGCGTGTAGACCGCTGCAATAGTAAGGGACTTGACAAAAGCAAAACAGCACATCTATGGTATGCATACGTATGCAAAACACGTGAGGGAGGACACCATGCCATACCTATTCCGGTCTGATCCGAACCCCATCAGAGCGTGCAGGGCGCTTTGATTACCTCAGACGTTTCCCGCCGTATTCCTGAACTCGTGGCCTGTACTGGGCAGTAAGGCGACCACATTCCGGTGGCTGAGGGTAGCGGCCGCACAGAGCATAGGCATGCGGTAGTGAGCGGGCCTGCCATACGGCAACAGTAAACCGCCTTTCTGATCAACGCAGGTTCGCCTGATCTCGGTGAACGAGCAGCAACCTTCCGACTGATGTGGATGCTCAAGATTTATTTCGGGAACTTTGGTCTAGCGTGCCTCGGCGCGCTCCCAGTCACAACGTTCTGTCATGAGACGCTTTTCAGACCCTCAATTCAGTAAGGCTTTGTCAGGAGGAAACGAGATGATCACAGCAGACAAGAAAGTTCGGCAGCGTATGGGATTGGCTCTCGGAATGCTCGGCGTGTTGGCAATCGGTTCGTTGGGCGGCGCACAAACGGCTGCCAGCTACGGCCTGAAGCCCGGCAAACCCTACGACGGCACCAAACTCAAGTTCCTGATCTGCTGCTTGGGGGCTGGGCAATTTGCGCAGCTGTCCAAAATGACCGGTGAGGGCAGCGAGTTTCAGAAGCTGACGGGCATTACAGCGCAGTGGGAAAATACGCCCTACGAAGGTCTTCAGCAAAAAATTCTGATTGAGGCCACCACGGGCAGCACCTACGACGTCGTGGCCTGGGTCGACTCCTGGGGCGAAGCATTCAAGTCTCAGATGTTGCCCCTGAATGACCGGATCAAGGCCGACAAGATCAACATGAAAGACTATCCGAACTCGTACATCACGGCGTCGAGCGACTCGGCGGGCAATATTGTCGGCATGCCGTTCCGGGGTCACCCCTTAGTCTTGTTTTACCGCAAAGACGTCTTTGCAGAGCTGAAACTGCCTGTGCCCAAAACGTGGCAGGACGTCGTCAAAACCTCTCAAACCATCCAGCAAAAGAAGCCTGGCCTGACTGGTCTTTCGACCATGTACGGCGTCAATGCCGGACAAAATCTCTTTTCATGGACGAGCATGTTGTGGGGCAACGGC is part of the Deinococcus sp. QL22 genome and harbors:
- a CDS encoding transposase gives rise to the protein MPGRNHSREFKLEVVSQINSGQQTTAQLSRTHSLAPGLMYRWRKEVEARGEAAFTDGATTDRSDELRIAELERYCGQLALENTILKKSLATYRLKSGTK
- a CDS encoding IS3 family transposase — encoded protein: MITDARCAHPTVSVRRLCELHAVSRSWYLGQQTRTRVNPDLDLTKEIEAIVLKWNGYGYRRVTHELARRGHRTNHKRVLRVMRAQGLLCRPKRRFQATTDSTHSERRFENLLPTVVPTHPNQVWQVDLTYVRVKGGFVYLACVLDSFTREIVGWAMSRCIDAALALKALNNALGARCPSPGLLHHSDQGSQYASRVYVDRLREAGLIPSMSRKGNPYDNARMESFYKTLKTEEVDLQDYLDFDDAHCQINHFIGRLYNQERLHSSLGYVPPAEFATRYHCA
- a CDS encoding IS3 family transposase; its protein translation is MDRIRQLAEPHPRRGSRFIHALLVKEGKTINRKRVRRIWRAAGLVIKKNPSRKIRTGNTIPMKAEFPNHVWTYDFIFDQTLGSTTLNILTLTDEFTVPTRWSEAMYWSASGCEIRHFGRGGMNPKYRASSQVTSRRNDTEWRTRQVGHTPNWNADVPGYTADR
- a CDS encoding transposase, whose product is MLQDAKKGQQPIEELCRDFGCSPASYDTWKKKYGDTTPDEAKRLGQLEKENARLLRIVGQQRPLIEAVKAVLAKKR
- a CDS encoding SDR family NAD(P)-dependent oxidoreductase, with amino-acid sequence MTAGELTGQVALVTGGAGGIGAVICRTLAEAGASVLVGFSGGEARAAALASELSGPGHHRALLARVDDSATLSAAAESVRLTEGRLDILVNNAGVTMPVPHDDLDGLTDDRIDTILRINVRGAFACTRAFAPLLRAEGRGLVVNISSVAGQTGVGSNVAYCASKAALDSVTRSLGRALAPDIRVLSISPGFVDGEYAQRMPDIVAAQLGRTPLGRLAQPQEVARAVLAAATLLSFSTGCIIAVDGGRPLG
- a CDS encoding LacI family DNA-binding transcriptional regulator, producing the protein MTNRSPALPAQRVTSHDVSREAGVSQSAVSRAFTPGAHISPETRRRVLEAAQKLGYQPNAIARSLVTQRSGIVALIVGELHNPFYPQALSQFAQALEAKGKRALLLTHDARRDVQDTLDAASRYQIEAAIVFPTRLNAAPPSLGDVSRGGVPVLLFNRHLPGQDLLSVACDNHAGGRLAAQVLLDGGATRLAFIGGDPDTSTHQDRLRGFTERLAESGLSPLAAPARAFQYDWGVEATRQIHADGHCPDAIFGANDIIAIGVLDALRELGRRVPEDVSVIGFDDIQESARLAYRLTTIRQPLETMIEDALLALDDPQPGHGPRLHPGELIWRDTAKGQMG
- the hisD gene encoding histidinol dehydrogenase, giving the protein MARILKSGMNVETQLSINEGVQQTVRGIIADIRTRGDAALRELSQKFDGWSPQAFRLTPEQIAAAVAQVPEEQLMSIRFSLDQVRTFAQAQRDSIHEVEIETIPGVTLGHKVLPMNSVACYVPGGRYPMVASAIMSVATAKVAGVRRVVAVTPPKDGQPYPATVATMHLAGADEIYIMGGVQALAALALGTETIAPVDMLVGPGNAYVAEAKRQLFGLVGIDLLAGPTETLVIADDSVDAELVATDLLGQAEHGPNSPAVLLTTSEALAAGVLLEIKRQLGILTTADVARAAWQDYGQIILAEDDAEMVRVADEIASEHVQILTRDPNYFLHHMTNYGSLFLGPETNVAYGDKAIGTNHILPTGRAARYTGGLWVGKYLKTVTYQRATREASVIIGRHCSVICGIEGFAGHQRQADLRVERYSQPVQAGPVGAAD
- a CDS encoding HpcH/HpaI aldolase/citrate lyase family protein, which gives rise to MPESVNNAAPDALARLHARLSAGETLLNGWLHLPGGVSAELMGHAGYDALTIDLQHGLIGDGGLVPALQAIAATPAAPLVRVPWLHPPDLMRALDAGAVGVICPMIDTPEQARSLVHACRYAPLGGRSYGPTRARLLYGDAYTERADTQTLIFAMIETRAAWNNLEAILDTPGLSGVYVGPADLSLSLTGTASLDFRTGETAEAVAHIAAETAARGLIPGIFTQGGDLARHVISLGYRFVTAGSDVALLSGAARSVLSDLRGALPIPSGTPSY
- a CDS encoding alpha/beta fold hydrolase; translation: MSLPALPVPALLLPGTLCDAALWGAVALPAGTRVCGAVQGHSLAEAAAVALQDAPAAVHLVAFSLGAIVAFEVLRRAPERVARLTVISANPHAPTAAQLEVWGAQERQVQAGKFAEVVDSVAVGLHRQAVLDMARRVGPEVFLEQLSFLRLRPNSCPTLADWGGPLTVLVGENDTITPPHLAEEMKQLAPQTVIQVVPNAGHYLPLDAPHAVSEVLREVAYA
- a CDS encoding cupin domain-containing protein, producing the protein MTTLPGSDPAPSDLPTSALPTPAQAPEDLGAMTGNVVRFRDLKSRPIPLMFIDSILPGHQRHNYAVIGDTASENDSYAPFITSPHGFQVGVVRARQGNGPAYHTHDYIESFLPLRGRWRFYWGEHADKVDGETILEEFDYITLPAKLWRGFECIDEGESWIFAVLEKHEAYEGKDPYWAPEVIRKAREYGFEASDNGKMIKPDNFAELERELLGQFGDT
- a CDS encoding ABC transporter substrate-binding protein, translated to MITADKKVRQRMGLALGMLGVLAIGSLGGAQTAASYGLKPGKPYDGTKLKFLICCLGAGQFAQLSKMTGEGSEFQKLTGITAQWENTPYEGLQQKILIEATTGSTYDVVAWVDSWGEAFKSQMLPLNDRIKADKINMKDYPNSYITASSDSAGNIVGMPFRGHPLVLFYRKDVFAELKLPVPKTWQDVVKTSQTIQQKKPGLTGLSTMYGVNAGQNLFSWTSMLWGNGGDILDKGNRPVFNSAKGVQATQTYINMLRKDKITNPAATTFGEPESSTELLQGRAAMWVGWWWYWARFSDPKSVSKDVLNNVGFAPAPGWAGGSTQNYALIWPIGIFKNSKKADAGWEFIKYVTNTTIQKRVASNRSIPAEADNTIVTFSGMNDAKVNAANGGIPKVGAQALRTARTLPQVKTWAEIQSVLEVGINQMATGAQVKVTLDRMAKEVDAIQKRAGYYK